CGAGCTACCGCATCGACGCGAAGATCTGCGGTACGCAGAAGTACTCGAAGGGCAGCGGGTGGCAGGCGCAGGTCGCGCCGATCGACGTGTGTCTCATGTGGGGCGATCTGGCCGTGCAGGAACTTCGGGGCAAGGTCGAGTTTGAACAGGACATGCGCTGGACGCACTTTCGCACCGCGCCCGGCTCGCCGTTCACGCCCAACTACGTCATGACGCACGCGGCCAACACGCATGTGATCGCCGCGAGCGACAACGTGCGGCGCGCCGTCGCTCGCCTGCGCGAAGGGCAGGTCGTGCGCCTCGACGGGCATCTGGTCGATTTGCACGGCACCCACGACGGGCGCGAGATCTTCTGGAAGTCCAGCCGCGCGCGCGACGACGACGGCGCCGGGGCGTGCGAGGTGTTTCTGGTCCAGGGCGTGCGCGTCGGCGATGTCGTCTACGAATAGCGGTGCGCGCATCGCTCAACCGCCGATCTGCGTCATGCTGGTGCGCACGAATGCGACGCGGGACTCGCCCGGGTCGTGCTGGGCGGACCAGCCGTCCGCGGCCTTGGCGAGCATCGCCTCGCGCAGCCGCCCGGCCACATCGGCGTCGCTCGCTCCCGCGCGCAGCAGTTCGCGCAGGTCGAACTCCCGCGACGCATACAGGCAGTTGCGGATACGTCCGTTGGCGGTGATGCGGATGCGGTTGCACGTGCCGCACAGGTCGCGCGTGTACGAGGGAATCACGGCAACCTTGCCCCGATAGCCGGGCACCTGGAACACGAAGTGCTCAGTGGAAGACCCCCTCGCGGCCTGGATATTCGGGTAGAGCGTGCGAAGGCGATCGACGATCCAGTCGGCCTTGAGGAACCTTCCGGTCTTCCAGATCTGGTGGTCGTCGAAGGGCATGAGTTCGATGAAGCGGATGCCGAGCGGTTCGTCGCGCGTGAGTTCGACGAAATCGCCGAACTGATCGTCGTTCAGACCGCGCAGCGCGACGGCGTTGAGCTTGACCGATCCGATGCCCGAGCGAAGCGCGGCCCGCACGGCCTCGCGCACGACTTCGCCGCCCCGGCGGCGGGTGATCGTCTCGAATCGCGCGGGATCGAGGGAGTCGAGGCTGATGTTGATCCCCGTGAGTCCCGCGTCGCGCAACGCGTCGAGATGGCGTTCGAGCAGCATGCCGTTGGTCGTCAGATGGACCGATTCGACCCCTGGCGTCCTCGCTGCGAGGCGCACGATGTCCGCGAGGTCGCGGCGCAACAGCGGCTCGCCGCCGGTCAGCCGGATCTTGCTGACGCCGCACGCCGCCGCGACGCCGACAATCCGCGCGATCTCATCCGCCGTGAGCAGGTCGGCTTCGGGCGAAAGGGCGAGGCCGTCCTCGGGCATGCAATACGCGCAGCGCAGATTACATTTTTCGTTCACCGCAAGACGCAGGTACGTGAAGACGCGGCCATGCCGGTCGACCAGCGGCGAGAAAGGATCGGGACGGTTTTCGGCGACGGATTGCACGATTCAGCCCATATCCCGAAAAGCGGACCTCGTAAATGACGTGCGTTAATTATTTACGATCAAGCTTCGGGATCTTGGTCGCCGGGCGGACGACGCTTTTTCTTCGCGAGCGATTGAGGCATGCTCTCGGCGATTCGCGCGCTGCGCGACCGGGGGGATTGGCGATGCGCATTTCGATCATCGGCAGCGGCAATGTCGGCGGCACGCTGGGGCGCCGGTTCACGCAGGTGGGCCACGAGGTCACGTTCGCGGCGCGCAATCCGGAGTCGAGTCGGTTGGCGGACTTGCGCGCGACGATGGGGCCCGATTTTCGTGTCGAGACGATCGCGCGGGCGGCCGCCGACGCCGAGATCGTGGTGCTGGCCACGCCGTGGGCGGGAACGATCGACGCGATCGACGCGACGGGCGGACTAGAGGGGAAGATCGTGATCGACTGCACGAACCCCATCGCGGCGGGCATGTCGGGTCTTTCGGTCGGCACCCACTCGTCGGGAGCTGAGCAGGTGGCCGAGCACGCCTCCCGCGCCCGGGTCGTCAAGTGCTTCAGCACCACGGGCTCGATGAACATGGCGCATCCCGATTACCACGGCGACGCGATTACCATGTTCGTCTGCGGCGACGACGCCGAGGCGAAGGCCATCGTGGCCTCGATGGCCGCGGAGATCGGTTTCGAGCCGATCGATGCCGGCGAATTGCGCGTCGCGCGCTATCTGGAGCCCCTCGCGATGCTGTGGGTGCATCTCGCGTACGTGCAGGGAATGGGGCCGAATATCGCGATCAATCTCGTGCGGCGCTGAGCGTCGACCTCGCGCGGCGCTGAACGTCATTCGGGCGGCAACGGGGTCCGCTCCGGCGGCAGGGGATTGTCGCGCGTGACGTGCCATTCCTGCACGCCGCCGCCGGTGTAGGTTTCGCCTTCGACGCGGAGCGTTCCCTCCACCAGATCGTGCGTCTCGACGTACTCCGGCGTCTCGAAGTCTGCCCAGCCGTCGGGATAGACGTCGCGATAACGCCGCACGACGGACGCCTCGTATTCGTAAGCGCGCCCGTCCGCCAGGTTCCCCCACAACCGGTACCGGTTGAGTTCGACGCCGTCGTTTTCGGGAAAGTCCACGTCGATCTCGGCCGTGTCGATGTCGATGCGCGCGTCGCCGATGCTCGCCGCGCCGTCGTCGCGCACCGTCACCTCCACATCACCCGCGAATCCGCGCCATAGCCAGACGAGGGTCGAGGCCCGCGTCCCATCCGCCGCGCGCCAATGCATGGGGGCATAGAGCCACCACCCGCGGATGACGTCGGTCTCGCCGTTCATGGGGTTCAGACTGCCCATGTCCCACCATCGCTCGAGCGTGGCGTGCGCATCCGACTCGAATTCTTCGCCTTCGACGTGGCCGCTCACGCCCGCGTCGGCGTCGAACCAGGACAGGTAGCGGCTCGACCAGACGAGCACGTGACGCAGGTCGAGGTCGATCGCGACGTCGAACCCGTCGGATGCGATGTCGATGCGCCACGCGTCGGAATCGCCGGGCATCGCCCGGGCGTGGATCAAATCGCCCGCGCGCGTGTCATAACGCGTCCCTGGCGTCTGCGTGAACTCCCAATCGGGGCGTTTTCCGCCCGCCGCAATCGTCTCGCCGCTCCCGTCATCGCGAAGAAAGAGCACGGCTTCGACAGCCGACCAGGAACAGCCGTCGACAGCGAACCAGTCGGCCCAGAAGAACGCGTACACGGCCATGACCGGCGAGGAGGGATCGAGGACGCGCGCGACGAGCCATAGAGCCTCGTAGTCCTGATAGCCCAATGGAGGGGTCAACGGATCGTGGCACGGAGGATCGGAGTCGTCGTCTTCACCGTCATCATCCTCCGCATCGTCATCGACGGCGTCGTCGTCCGCATCGTCATCGCCATCCGCGTCGTCATCGAGATCGGAGTCGTCGTCAACATCATCGGCAGAGTCGGGCGCAGAATCGTCATCGTCGCCCGCGCACGCGCAGGCTAGCATCAACAAACCGATATGCGCGAAGACGATGGCGCGCCGCGAACGCATGCTGTCTCCGTCTCACCGGACATTTAGGTCGATGGCGGATCATCATAACACATTCGCGCCGGCGAAGACGGGATGTGTTCACGAATTCGATTTCAGATCATCGGCTCGGGACGCTGCCGTTTTTTTGGCGTGCCGCCGGTTCGGAGCAGCCGGAAGCCCCAGTCGGTGCGGATGAATCCGACCATCGCGAGCAGGATGCCGCCGAGCACAATCCAGGGCAGCCACGGGTGGTAAACGAGCTTGTAGTAAATCTTGCCCTCGCCGATGGCGGGCGTCGTGGTGGGTTGTTTCGGCAGACCGTGACGATCGGCGATCTGGTCGATGTTGACGAGGTGGACGACCGGCACGCCGCGAAGGGCGAAGCGGCCGATCACCGAATCGACGAGCGGCGCTCCCGAGGGCGCGGTGCGATTGAGGCCGGGCTTGAACATGCGCTTGCCGGCCGAGGTGCCGACCGAGATCGCGCCGCCGCCGACATTGACATACGCCTTGATCGGCGCGCCCGCGGCGTACTCCTCGTAAATCTGCATGCGTCGTTCGAGGCTCTCGGCGTACGACGCTTCGCGAATCGCGATCAGGCCGTTGCGTTCGATCGCGTCGTCGAGCATCTGTTTGCCCTGCTTCGAAAGCCCGAGCGCGCGGTCGTCCACGCCGCCGCGCGACGCGGCGACGGAACGGAACGAAAAGATCTCCTGATCGTAGAGGATCTTTTCCATGTCGATCCACAGAAGGCCCGGGATATTCGCGCCCCACTGGGACCCCGACGCGCTGGAGATGGCGACGGGCCGCAGCTTCATCGCCGTGATCGCCGCGAGGGTGTGGATGTTCATCGCGGGGAACGATC
This DNA window, taken from Deltaproteobacteria bacterium, encodes the following:
- a CDS encoding NADPH-dependent F420 reductase — protein: MRISIIGSGNVGGTLGRRFTQVGHEVTFAARNPESSRLADLRATMGPDFRVETIARAAADAEIVVLATPWAGTIDAIDATGGLEGKIVIDCTNPIAAGMSGLSVGTHSSGAEQVAEHASRARVVKCFSTTGSMNMAHPDYHGDAITMFVCGDDAEAKAIVASMAAEIGFEPIDAGELRVARYLEPLAMLWVHLAYVQGMGPNIAINLVRR
- the pgsW gene encoding poly-gamma-glutamate system protein, whose product is MKKIYWRPHRVSRLELAVIALLALAGVFAVERFLVREQQPMYKEKLEAAHLSRNAMAAIKAERARRNLKIDPETDPTESGMVGDLMTPLTTNTGHITAKQTSINANFAAVIVDFLRRAGVKEGDTVACGFSGSFPAMNIHTLAAITAMKLRPVAISSASGSQWGANIPGLLWIDMEKILYDQEIFSFRSVAASRGGVDDRALGLSKQGKQMLDDAIERNGLIAIREASYAESLERRMQIYEEYAAGAPIKAYVNVGGGAISVGTSAGKRMFKPGLNRTAPSGAPLVDSVIGRFALRGVPVVHLVNIDQIADRHGLPKQPTTTPAIGEGKIYYKLVYHPWLPWIVLGGILLAMVGFIRTDWGFRLLRTGGTPKKRQRPEPMI
- the moaA gene encoding GTP 3',8-cyclase MoaA codes for the protein MQSVAENRPDPFSPLVDRHGRVFTYLRLAVNEKCNLRCAYCMPEDGLALSPEADLLTADEIARIVGVAAACGVSKIRLTGGEPLLRRDLADIVRLAARTPGVESVHLTTNGMLLERHLDALRDAGLTGINISLDSLDPARFETITRRRGGEVVREAVRAALRSGIGSVKLNAVALRGLNDDQFGDFVELTRDEPLGIRFIELMPFDDHQIWKTGRFLKADWIVDRLRTLYPNIQAARGSSTEHFVFQVPGYRGKVAVIPSYTRDLCGTCNRIRITANGRIRNCLYASREFDLRELLRAGASDADVAGRLREAMLAKAADGWSAQHDPGESRVAFVRTSMTQIGG